The stretch of DNA GCATCAGTCATCTACCTGGACAATGATGTTTTCTACGACTGTCCGGCACTGAAGGAGATCTACATCATGGGAGAGCCGGAAAATTACGGTCCGCTCTGCCACAACTGCCCCAGCGTGTATAAGGTCATGAAAAAAGGGCGGAACATCCTGCGAGAGGCACAGAGTTATGAAATCCGCGAGAGGGGGCAGTGCTCCCTGTTTGATTACGATAAAGCAGAAGCATGATTTATTTGAAAGGAGAATTAAAATGAACGACATTATTTGGGAAATATATGAGGCTGAAAGCAACAGGGTGGTCTCTGTTGAACGGTGTCCGTTCTGCGGCGATTTAGAGCTGTTCAGAACCCAGGATGCTGACGGCGATGGAAGAATCTGGAGCAGATGCGGGGGCTGCGGAGCGGAAACAGAGTATTCCGGTTCTTGGTCT from Candidatus Methanomassiliicoccus intestinalis Issoire-Mx1 encodes:
- a CDS encoding leucine-rich repeat protein, which encodes MVKHPPVLSHNGRWLKRAPPNSQFYHVPEGVEVLDTNCFDASRDTLIRVFLPDTLKKINCGAFWGLTKLEHVTLPASVIYLDNDVFYDCPALKEIYIMGEPENYGPLCHNCPSVYKVMKKGRNILREAQSYEIRERGQCSLFDYDKAEA